A region of Pleionea litopenaei DNA encodes the following proteins:
- the kdsB gene encoding 3-deoxy-manno-octulosonate cytidylyltransferase: protein MNDFHVIIPARYASTRLPGKPLAKIGDQSMIERVYHKAKESGAATVCVATDDQRIFDAVNAFGGQAVMTRTDHQSGTDRVYEAAQALNLSKEAIVVNLQGDEPFVPAQIIRQVAQLLDKPEKIMSTLCTQITCLEDVNNPNVVKVVFNQIGKAIYFSRAAIPFQREGSPNLQNYFRHIGIYGFRMSLLEKFSSLSESSLEDAEKLEQLRVLDNGYAIEIAVAEETPPGGIDTPEDLVAANRMIEQLREA, encoded by the coding sequence ATGAACGATTTTCATGTAATCATTCCGGCTCGCTACGCATCGACTCGACTTCCAGGTAAGCCACTTGCAAAAATTGGTGACCAGTCGATGATAGAGCGAGTCTACCACAAGGCCAAAGAGTCTGGCGCGGCAACGGTATGTGTTGCTACTGATGATCAGCGTATATTTGATGCGGTAAACGCGTTTGGTGGTCAAGCAGTGATGACAAGAACAGATCACCAGTCGGGCACTGATCGTGTATACGAAGCGGCTCAAGCATTAAATTTAAGTAAGGAGGCCATTGTCGTTAACCTTCAAGGGGATGAGCCTTTTGTACCTGCGCAAATCATACGTCAAGTAGCACAACTACTTGATAAGCCTGAGAAAATAATGTCGACGCTTTGCACGCAAATTACTTGTTTAGAAGATGTTAATAATCCTAACGTTGTGAAGGTGGTATTCAATCAGATTGGTAAAGCGATTTATTTCTCGCGAGCAGCGATTCCTTTTCAGCGAGAGGGAAGCCCAAATTTGCAGAATTACTTTCGTCATATTGGGATCTATGGGTTTAGAATGTCTTTGCTTGAGAAATTTTCTTCACTAAGTGAATCTAGCCTCGAAGATGCTGAAAAACTTGAACAACTCAGAGTTCTTGACAATGGCTATGCTATCGAAATAGCGGTTGCAGAAGAAACACCTCCGGGAGGCATCGATACTCCGGAAGATTTAGTCGCGGCAAATCGCATGATTGAACAACTAAGGGAAGCTTAA
- a CDS encoding Trm112 family protein: MRNSLLDVIVCPACNGKLKMTQDGLSLFCSFDKLLFEIKDDVPNMLINEASQLNEEDIEGLKLR, translated from the coding sequence ATGCGTAACTCACTTCTTGATGTAATTGTCTGTCCGGCTTGTAACGGAAAACTAAAAATGACTCAAGATGGTTTGAGCTTATTTTGCAGTTTCGACAAACTCTTATTTGAAATTAAAGACGATGTCCCTAACATGTTAATAAATGAAGCATCTCAACTAAATGAAGAAGACATTGAAGGTTTGAAATTACGATGA
- the lpxK gene encoding tetraacyldisaccharide 4'-kinase, whose protein sequence is MTKHADSFWYRKSLWRYLLLPIHWLLILLVKIRRVAYQREWIKSYQSKTPIWVIGNISVGGTGKTPFLIWLVDYLKQKGLSVGVVTRGYGGSSENYPLLVESSTSPDVCGDEPKLISARSQCPVVVDPIRSRAVSWIEKNLAVDVILSDDGLQHYAMNRQLEFCLVDGYRMFGNELLMPLGPLREPVNRLNACDLVIQNSGEQQFDCYFTLHADALVNVQNEDVIQLTSRESWPFDEYDAVCGIGNPEKFRVTLSQFSQPDRLVTFSDHHAFKPEDLLPLDQKPLVMTEKDAIKCRAFAKNHWWYLRITPVINLELVSRIDQVIKDCFNR, encoded by the coding sequence ATGACCAAACACGCTGATAGTTTTTGGTACCGTAAAAGCCTGTGGCGATACTTATTATTGCCGATACACTGGCTTTTAATATTGTTGGTAAAAATTCGACGTGTTGCCTATCAAAGAGAATGGATTAAATCTTATCAATCGAAAACTCCGATATGGGTCATTGGTAACATATCGGTAGGTGGCACTGGCAAGACGCCTTTTCTTATTTGGCTGGTTGATTACTTAAAGCAGAAGGGTTTATCCGTCGGCGTGGTGACTCGAGGCTACGGAGGAAGCAGTGAGAATTACCCTTTATTGGTGGAGTCATCAACCTCTCCGGATGTATGTGGGGATGAACCAAAACTAATCTCTGCGCGTTCTCAGTGTCCAGTTGTTGTTGATCCCATACGTAGCCGTGCCGTCAGTTGGATAGAGAAGAATTTAGCGGTGGATGTCATCTTGTCGGATGATGGTTTGCAACACTATGCGATGAATCGTCAACTTGAATTTTGTTTAGTCGATGGTTACCGTATGTTTGGGAATGAGTTATTAATGCCTTTGGGCCCATTAAGAGAACCCGTTAATCGTCTTAACGCCTGTGATCTGGTGATTCAAAATAGTGGAGAACAACAGTTTGACTGCTATTTTACACTGCATGCTGATGCATTAGTGAACGTGCAAAATGAAGATGTTATACAGCTGACATCGCGCGAATCATGGCCATTTGATGAGTATGACGCTGTATGTGGAATTGGCAATCCTGAAAAATTTCGCGTTACTTTATCACAGTTTAGTCAGCCCGATCGTTTAGTCACTTTCTCAGACCATCATGCTTTTAAACCAGAAGATTTGCTACCTCTAGATCAAAAGCCTCTTGTGATGACCGAGAAAGATGCCATTAAATGCCGAGCATTTGCGAAAAATCATTGGTGGTATTTACGAATTACACCAGTAATTAATTTAGAACTTGTTAGCCGTATCGATCAGGTAATTAAAGACTGCTTTAATCGATAG